A single region of the Vicia villosa cultivar HV-30 ecotype Madison, WI linkage group LG4, Vvil1.0, whole genome shotgun sequence genome encodes:
- the LOC131597737 gene encoding secreted RxLR effector protein 161-like translates to MKGGIDKTLFVKEVEGDIMIAQIYVNDIVFGGMSNKMVQLFVLQIQSEFEMSFVGELTYFLGLPIKQMEDSIFLSQSKYAKNIVKKFGMENASHKRTPTPTHLKLSKDENSVCVDQSLYKSMIGSLLYLIASRPDIAFTVGVCARYQAEPKVSHINQVKRILKYVSGTSDYGMLYTRGSGFLLTRYCDADWAGSADDRKSTSGGCFFLGNNLIFWFSKKQNCVSLSTAEAEYIVAGSSCSQLV, encoded by the coding sequence ATGAAGGGTGGTATTGATAAAACTCTCTTTGTGAAGGAAGTTGAAGGAGACATTATGATTGCTCAAATCTATGTTAATGACATTGTGTTTGGAGGAATGTCAAATAAAATGGTTCAACTCTTTGTACTGCAGATACaatcagaatttgagatgagtttTGTTGGCGAACTAACCTACTTCCTTGGTCTTCCaatcaaacaaatggaagactccaTCTTCCTTTCTCAGAGCAAATACGCCAAGAACATTGTGAAGAAATTTGGAATGGAGAATGCAAGTCACAAGAGAACACCAACTCCTACTCATCTAAAGCTATCTAAGGACGAGAATAGTGTCTGTGTGGATCAAAGCCTGTACaaaagcatgataggaagtctaCTATATCTCATAGCTAGTAGACCTGACATAGCCTTTACTGTAGGAGTATGTGCTAGATATCAAGCTGAACCCAAAGTTAGCCATATTAATCAGGTGAAGAGGATTCTAAAGTATGTGAGTGGAACAAGTGACTATGGTATGCTGTACACTCGTGGATCTGGATTTTTGTTAACTAGATACTGTGATGCTGACTGGGCAGGAAGTGCTGACGACAGGAAGAGCACTTCAGGAGGTTGTTTCTTTCTAGGAAACAATTTAATATTCTGGTTCAGCAaaaaacaaaattgtgtgtctcTGTCTACGGCTGAGGCTGAATATATTGTAGCAGGAAGCAGTTGTTCCCAGCTGGTCTAG